Within the Kineococcus rhizosphaerae genome, the region CGAAGTCCCGCGGGTCGAACTCCCCGGGCCACGACCGCACGGGGTAGTCGAGGTGGGCGAACGTGTCGAAGTCCCCCGGGCCCATCCGGCAGACCTCCGCGAGGTAGTCGCGGAACACGTCGGGCGCCGGGCGGTCCTCGAACAGCAGCCAGGGTTCCGCGTACGCGGACGCCTCCTCGTCCCACAGGCAGTGAAGCGAGCCCACGACCCGGTCCACGGGCGGCAGGGCGGCGAGCTCGGCCACGTGCAGGTGCGGCTGCCCCACCTCCCGGCCGGACAGGACCTCCAGGCCGGGGAACTCGGCGCGGCAGCGGTCCAGGCTCTCGGCGTAGGCGTCGAAGTCCGGCAGGGGCGCGTGCAGGATCCCGTCGGCGTCGACGAGGTCGCCGAAGGACCCGGCGAGGAAACCCGCCCGGAACGGCGTCAGGTCGACGTGCTCGGTGAACGCCACCGAGGGCAGCCCGATCGCCACGGCCCGCGCGCACGTCGCGCGCATCGACCCCACGCGGCGCGCGTCCCAGGAGAACTCGCTGTGCACGTGACCGTCGGGAGGCAGCACCGGGTCAGCCTCCCAGCACCAGCGCCAGGTGCACCGCCAGCCGGTCCCGCCCGTCGTCCAGGTCGTACCCGCTGAGCGCGCAGGCCCGCCGCAGCCGGTGGTACAGCGTCTGGCGGTGGATCGACAGCGCCTCGGCCGTGCGCTGCGCCGACCCCGCGAGGTCGAGGTAGGTGCGCACGGTGCCCGCCAGCTCGGGGTCGGCCAGCAGCCGGCGCGCGCGCTCGTCCACGACGACCGTCGAGGGGTCGCCGAGGGCGAGCAGCCGGTGCGCGCCGAGCCGTTCCCACTCGCGCACCCCCGCCGTCCCCGCGCGCAGCGCGGCGTCCGCCTGCCGCCACCCGACGTGCGCCGCCGACGCCTCGACCACGCCGGAGACCCCCACGGCCAGGCCGCCGGGGTGCTGCGACAGCAGCGCGGCCGCGGCGCGCTCGGCGACGTCGCGGCCGGCGAGGGGGGCGGGGACGACGAGCGCGGCCCGGTGCCCCACCCCGGCCACCAGGACCGAGCGCGGCAGCAGCCAGCCGTTGACGACGCCGGTCGGGCCGCCGTCCACGGGCGCCAGCGCGACCACGGTGACCGCAGGGGTCAGCAGCCCGTCGCGCTGCAGCTCCTCCACGGCGCGGGCCCGGGACCCGGCGTCGGCGGACAGCAGCTCCCCGACGGCCCACGTGGTGCGGTCTGCGGTGCGGGCCCGGGTCGCCAGGTGCGCGGCGACGAGGTCGAGGGCCTCGTCGACGCGCTCGAGGTGGTCCACGCGCACCCGGTCGTGCGGGTCGAGCAGCCACAGGTACCCGTACGTCACGCCGCGCCAGCGCACGGGCAGGCACCAGCGGGGCAGCCGGCCGGTCGCGGGGTCGCCGGGGATGCGCAGCGGCCCGTTCGCCCGGGCGATGCCGAACCCGTTGAACAGCTCCTGCACGACGGGGTCGGAGCGGCGGCGCAGGACCGAGCGCCGCCGGACCTCGTCGATCTCGTCGTCGTGACCGGAGGACGCGACGAGCAGCAGGTCCCGGTCCTCCAGCGTCACGGGCGCTCCCGTGAGCTCGGCGACGGTGTCGACGAGGTCCTGCACCTGGTCCGTGGGGTTCACCTGGGCATCATCCACCTGGATGACGAGGGCTCTGAGACGTGTGACGTCCGTCAGTGGCCGCGCGGGGCGTGAAGGCCTAGCGTCGAGGTGTGTTCGGACAACTCCTCCTCGGTGTCGCCGGCAACTCCGGCGTCCGCCGGCTCGTCACCGGCAGCAGCCTCAGCCGGCCCGTCGTGGCCCGCTTCGTCGCCGGTGACGACGTCGACGCGGCCACCGGCGCCGTGCGGGACCTGACCCGCGACGGCATCGCCGTCACCCTCGACCGGCTCGGGGAGGACATCACCGCCCCCGAGCAGGCCGACGAGACCGTCGCCGGGTACTCCGAGCTCCTCGACCGGCTCGCCGCCGAAGGGCTCGCGACCGGCAACGAGATCTCGATCAAGCTCTCCGCCCTCGGCCAGGGCCTGGGCCCGGACGGTCCGCGCCGAGCCACCGAACGTGCCCGCACGCTGGTCGAACGCGCCCACGCGCACGGGGTCGACGTGACGGTCGACATGGAGGACCACACCCGCGTCGAGGACACCCTCGAGACCGTCCGCGCGCTGCGGGCGGACTTCCCCCGCACCGGCTGCGTCCTGCAGGCCATGCTGCGCCGCACCGAGGGCGACGCCCGCGACCTCGCCCACGCCGGGTCCCGCGTCCGCCTCGTCAAGGGCGCCTACAACGAACCCCCCGAGGTCGCCTACCCCGCCAAGGCCGACGTCGACAAGGCGTACGTCCGCTGCCTCAAGACCCTGCTCGACGGCGGCGCCTACCCGATGATCGCCACCCACGACCTGCGCATCGTCGCCCTCGCCGAGGAGCTGCTCGCCGGCAAGCCCGCGGGTTCGGCGGAGTTCCAGATGCTCTACGGCATCCGCGCCGGTGAGCAGAAGCGCCTCGCCGCGCAGCACGCGGTGCGGGTCTACGTCCCCTACGGCACCGACTGGTACGGGTACTTCTCCCGCCGCCTGGCCGAGCGCCCCGCGAACCTCGCGTTCTTCGCCCGTTCCCTCGTCGCCGGCTGACGCCGCGCCCCTGACCCGGAAGGAACCCGACGTGCAATCCGTCACCGACGTCCCCGCCCCGCGCAACGAACCCGTCCACGGCTACGCGCCCGGCAGCCCCGAGCGCAAGCGGCTGACCGACGCGCTCGCCGAGCACGTCGCGCACCCCGTCGAGCTCACCCAGACCATCGGCGGTGAGGCCGTCCTGGGGGCCGGGGAGAAGCACGACGTCGTCCAGCCCCACCAGCACGCCTCCGTCCTGGGCACCTTCGGGACCGCGACGCGCGAGGACGCCCGCCGGGCCGCCGACGCCGCGCTCGCGGCCCGCCACGACTGGGCCGCGATGGACTACGACGACCGCGCCGCGGTGTTCCTGCGCGCCGCCGACCTCCTGGCCGGTCCGTGGCGCGAGAGGATCGCCGCCGCGACGATGCTCGGGCAGTCGAAGACGGCGCAGCAGGCCGAGATCGACGCCCCCTGCGAGCTCGTCGACTTCTGGCGCTGGAACGTGCACTTCGGGCGCCGGATCCTGGAGGAGCAGCCGGTCTCCAGCCCCGGGGTGTGGAACCGGCTGGACCACCGGCCGCTGGAGGGGTTCGTCTACGCGATCACCCCGTTCAACTTCACGGCCATCGCCGGGAACCTGCCGACCGCGCCCGCGCTCATGGGCAACACCGTCGTGTGGAAGCCGTCGCCGACGCAGACCCTCGCGGCCTGGCACACGATGAAGCTGCTGGAGGCCGCCGGGCTGCCCCCGGGCGTCATCAACCTGCTCACCGGAGACGGCAAGGACGTCTCCGAGGTCCTGCTCGCCGACCCGGACCTGGCCGGCATCCACTTCACCGGCTCCACCGCGACGTTCCAGCACCTGTGGCGCATCGTCGGGGAGAACATCGCCGGCTACCGCACGTACCCGCGGCTGGTGGGGGAGACCGGCGGCAAGGACTTCGTCGTGGCCCACCCCTCGGCCGACCCGGCGGTGCTCAGCACGGCCCTGACCCTGGGCGCGTTCGAGTACCAGGGGCAGAAGTGCTCCGCGGCCTCGCGCGCCTTCGTGCCCCGCTCGGTGTGGGACGTCATGGGCGAGGAGTTCTGCGCCACCGTCGACTCCCTGACCTACGGCGACGT harbors:
- a CDS encoding PucR family transcriptional regulator yields the protein MNPTDQVQDLVDTVAELTGAPVTLEDRDLLLVASSGHDDEIDEVRRRSVLRRRSDPVVQELFNGFGIARANGPLRIPGDPATGRLPRWCLPVRWRGVTYGYLWLLDPHDRVRVDHLERVDEALDLVAAHLATRARTADRTTWAVGELLSADAGSRARAVEELQRDGLLTPAVTVVALAPVDGGPTGVVNGWLLPRSVLVAGVGHRAALVVPAPLAGRDVAERAAAALLSQHPGGLAVGVSGVVEASAAHVGWRQADAALRAGTAGVREWERLGAHRLLALGDPSTVVVDERARRLLADPELAGTVRTYLDLAGSAQRTAEALSIHRQTLYHRLRRACALSGYDLDDGRDRLAVHLALVLGG
- the pruA gene encoding L-glutamate gamma-semialdehyde dehydrogenase is translated as MQSVTDVPAPRNEPVHGYAPGSPERKRLTDALAEHVAHPVELTQTIGGEAVLGAGEKHDVVQPHQHASVLGTFGTATREDARRAADAALAARHDWAAMDYDDRAAVFLRAADLLAGPWRERIAAATMLGQSKTAQQAEIDAPCELVDFWRWNVHFGRRILEEQPVSSPGVWNRLDHRPLEGFVYAITPFNFTAIAGNLPTAPALMGNTVVWKPSPTQTLAAWHTMKLLEAAGLPPGVINLLTGDGKDVSEVLLADPDLAGIHFTGSTATFQHLWRIVGENIAGYRTYPRLVGETGGKDFVVAHPSADPAVLSTALTLGAFEYQGQKCSAASRAFVPRSVWDVMGEEFCATVDSLTYGDVTDLSNFGGAVIDARSYAKNVAAIERAKATDGLTIAAGGTYDDSEGYFVRPTVVLGQDPTDEAFCTEYFGPFLAVHVYEDRDFDQVLRTVDSGAAYGLTGSIVATDRAAVAQASEALRFAAGNFYVNDKPTGAVVGQQPFGGSRASGTNDKAGSIYNLQRWTSPRAIKETFVAPTTHVYPHMG
- a CDS encoding proline dehydrogenase family protein — its product is MFGQLLLGVAGNSGVRRLVTGSSLSRPVVARFVAGDDVDAATGAVRDLTRDGIAVTLDRLGEDITAPEQADETVAGYSELLDRLAAEGLATGNEISIKLSALGQGLGPDGPRRATERARTLVERAHAHGVDVTVDMEDHTRVEDTLETVRALRADFPRTGCVLQAMLRRTEGDARDLAHAGSRVRLVKGAYNEPPEVAYPAKADVDKAYVRCLKTLLDGGAYPMIATHDLRIVALAEELLAGKPAGSAEFQMLYGIRAGEQKRLAAQHAVRVYVPYGTDWYGYFSRRLAERPANLAFFARSLVAG
- a CDS encoding PHP domain-containing protein; the encoded protein is MLPPDGHVHSEFSWDARRVGSMRATCARAVAIGLPSVAFTEHVDLTPFRAGFLAGSFGDLVDADGILHAPLPDFDAYAESLDRCRAEFPGLEVLSGREVGQPHLHVAELAALPPVDRVVGSLHCLWDEEASAYAEPWLLFEDRPAPDVFRDYLAEVCRMGPGDFDTFAHLDYPVRSWPGEFDPRDFEEELRTALRSLTDRCLEINTRLPLHPTILRWWAEEGGRRVTFGSDAHEARFVGTGFAQAGERASAAGFAPGRRPGDPWVRA